A window from Cryptomeria japonica chromosome 1, Sugi_1.0, whole genome shotgun sequence encodes these proteins:
- the LOC131065379 gene encoding transcription factor IIIA, with protein sequence MQAIYSKHGLLSSRVYGGHTSSDSVLSCVLVEMVAEGDFENAMEDELIDLGTEVSKDSKILESTQKNPEDCKILESEEKKSRKVENNGSIPRNIRRYCCQICGFVRSKRKRLIVHIMSDHGVEVDIAGEVDKLIKKKNPEDYEIFESKLNKSRKAENNGSKLRDIRRYCCQICGLIRCRRKRLKDHIMLHHGVAIDTVEIDKLIEKKSPEDREIPEAEGKKSRRVENNGFKVRKLRSYCCTLCGLVRSKRKLLENHIILEHSGEMNTKGEMDKFIEKRRSEDDQRGYSCQICGVLRSKRVLLELHMLSSHGPEALKSDKRFASKGPGIHSLCVCNICRMSFAKPSHLQQHKLSHSALRSFACPIVGCLRSYKRQDHLNRHLLKHEGELVVCPKEDCKLQLSTVSNLKRHLNRHRERGDSWQSQSVKPKETTKKHICPDRYCDKAFKYPSKLAKHLDDVHSTKYTEIICCEPGCLKYFTNAEALKEHLRRAHNHICCEVCGSRQLKKQIKRHMRIHENQTCVKSIACPHERCLHNYTTKSNLRQHIKSVHLELKPFKCQFGGCGMTFAHKSARDKHELSGTHCYVQGDFIEEDAAFQSRPRGGRKRKAFTIDSIFRKRVAGPDQSTVLENGFPFMDWLMSDNAQ encoded by the exons ATGCAAGCCATCTATTCAAAGCACGGGCTTCTTTCGTCTAGGGTTTATGGAGGTCACACTAGTTCGGATTCAGTGCTGTCCTGTGTTTTGGTAGAAATGGTCGCTGAAGGAGATTTTGAGAACGCCATGgaagatgagttgattgatttaGGAACAGAGGTGAGCAAAGATAGCAAAATTCTTGAATCAACCCAGAAAAACCCAGAAGATTGCAAAATTCTTGAATCAGAAGAGAAAAAGAGCAGGAAAGTTGAAAATAATGGGTCGATACCGAGGAATATAAGGCGCTACTGCTGTCAAATATGCGGATTTGTCAGGTCCAAGCGCAAGCGGCTCATAGTCCATATTATGTCGGATCATGGCGTCGAAGTAGATATAGCAGGTGAAGTAGATAAATTGATAAAAAAGAAAAACCCAGAAGATTACGAAATTTTTGAATCGAAACTGAATAAGAGCAGAAAAGCTGAAAACAATGGATCCAAACTGAGGGATATAAGGCGTTATTGCTGTCAAATATGCGGACTCATCAGGTGCAGGCGCAAGCGGCTCAAAGACCACATTATGTTGCATCATGGAGTAGCAATAGACACAGTAGAAATAGACAAATTGATAGAAAAGAAAAGCCCAGAAGATCGCGAAATCCCTGAAGCAGAAGGGAAAAAGAGCAGAAGAGTTGAAAATAATGGATTCAAAGTGAGGAAATTGAGAAGTTATTGTTGTACGCTCTGTGGACTCGTCAGATCCAAACGTAAGCTGCTAGAAAATCACATTATATTAGAGCACAGCGGAGAAATGAACACAAAAGGCGAAATGGACAAGTTTATAGAGAAAAGACGCTCAGAAGATGATCAGAGGGGCTACTCATGTCAAATATGTGGAGTTCTCAGATCCAAGCGCGTACTCCTCGAGTTACACATGTTATCATCTCATGGC CCAGAAGCTCTGAAAAGCGACAAGAGATTTGCTTCGAAAGGGCCGGGCATACATTCACTATGCGTCTGTAATATCTGCAGGATGTCATTCGCCAAGCCCTCGCACCTTCAGCAGCACAAGTTATCGCACTCAGCCCTG AGATCATTTGCTTGTCCGATTGTTGGTTGCCTTCGCAGCTATAAGAGGCAAGACCATTTAAATCGTCACTTGCTAAAACATGAAGGGGAGCTGGTTGTGTGTCCCAAAGAGGACTGCAAATTGCAGTTGTCAACAGTGTCTAATTTAAAACGCCATTTGAATCGGCATAGGGAAAGAGGCGATTCATGGCAGAGCCAATCTGTTAAGCCCAAAGAGACTACGAAGAAACATATCTGCCCAGATCGTTATTGTGACAAGGCTTTCAAATATCCTTCAAAATTGGCAAAGCACCTTGATGATGTACATT CAACAAAATACACTGAGATAATTTGCTGTGAGCCTGGCTGTTTGAAGTACTTTACCAATGCAGAGGCCTTGAAAGAACATTTGCGGCGGGCCCACAATCACATCTGTTGTGAAGTTTGTGGGAGTCGGCAGTTGAAAAAACAGATTAAGAGACATATGCGAATTCATGAAAATCAAACCTGTGTGAAGAGTATAGCATGCCCTCATGAAAGATGCCTGCACAACTATACTACA AAATCTAATCTTCGTCAGCATATCAAATCAGTACATCTTGAATTGAAACCATTCAAGTGTCAATTTGGAGGATGTGGAATGACTTTTGCCCATAAGTCTGCCAGGGATAAACATGAGCTCTCTGGGACACATTGCTATGTCCAA GGAGATTTTATAGAGGAGGATGCAGCCTTTCAATCAAGACCACGTGGTGGCCGAAAGAGAAAAGCATTTACAATTGACTCCATCTTTAGGAAGAGAGTTGCAGGTCCAGATCAAAGCACTGTTCTTGAAAATGGATTTCCTTTCATGGATTGGTTAATGTCAGACAATGCTCAATGA